The genomic interval TGTGGAAAGACGGAGAAGACGACGCTGTAGACTACCTTACACTCCTTTCTTTATTACATCGCAAGCTGGATGATGCCGTGCTTGTTCGTAGAGGAGGCCAGCCATGATACATACCCTGACTGCCTATCCCGCCTACAAAGACTCAGGCGTGCCGTGGCTTGGAAAAGTGCCAGCACATTGGGAGGTGCGGCGACTACGTAATACTGTGGAGACACGAATCAGCAATGTTGACAAACACTCCAAGGAGGGCGAGGAACCCGTTCGCCTCTGTAACTATGTAGATGTGTACAGGCACGAGAGAATCCATTCCAACATGGAGTTCATGAAGGCAACGGCATCAGTGGAAGAAATTGAGCGGTTCCGCCTGGAAAAGGGCGACGTTCTGATCACGAAGGATTCTGAGGTATGGGATGATATTGGAGTGCCCGCGCTCATCGAGTCCTCGGCGCCAGACCTTATCACCGGCTACCATTTGGCCTTATTGCGCCCAAAGCAGGTGGTCGAAGGAGCATTCTTGCTTCGTGCCCTTCAGAGTCCCCAAGTCGCCTACCAATTTTATGTCGAAGCGAAAGGAGTAACGCGTTACGGGCTTTCACATGGTGCAATTAAGTCGGCAGTGATACCCCTTCCACCCCTGCCCGACCAGAACGCCATCATGCGGTTTCTTGATTGGGCGGAGCTGCGGATTCGGCGGGTGATCCGAGCGCGGCAGCGGCGGATCAAGCTGCTGGATGAGTACAAGCGAGTCCTTACACACCAGGTCGTCACTGGCAAGTTCAATGTTCGCACGGGTCAGCCTTATCCGGCTTACAAGCCTTCCGGTGTGGAATGGCTTGGCCGGGTTCCTGAATACTGGGAAGTGCGACGGCTCAAGACGATTGTAGATCACATTAACAAGCAAACTAACACCAAAAATGAAGAGGAACTGTACATAGCACTAGAACACGTTGAGAGTTGGTCAGGTAGACTTCTGGTGTCATCCAGAGAAGCACACTTTACCAGCGCCGTGAAGCGCTTTCGAACTGGAGATATTTTATTCGGAAAGCTCAGGCCATATCTTGCTAAGGTTGTTCAGCCCAAACAAAACGGCGTCTGCGTCAGCG from Clostridia bacterium carries:
- a CDS encoding restriction endonuclease subunit S, producing the protein MIHTLTAYPAYKDSGVPWLGKVPAHWEVRRLRNTVETRISNVDKHSKEGEEPVRLCNYVDVYRHERIHSNMEFMKATASVEEIERFRLEKGDVLITKDSEVWDDIGVPALIESSAPDLITGYHLALLRPKQVVEGAFLLRALQSPQVAYQFYVEAKGVTRYGLSHGAIKSAVIPLPPLPDQNAIMRFLDWAELRIRRVIRARQRRIKLLDEYKRVLTHQVVTGKFNVRTGQPYPAYKPSGVEWLGRVPEYWEVRRLKTIVDHINKQTNTKNEEELYIALEHVESWSGRLLVSSREAHFTSAVKRFRTGDILFGKLRPYLAKVVQPKQNGVCVSEFLVLRARSVIAPEYLEVVLRSALAIDFINSSTYGAKMPRAEWTFVGSMLFPLPSLSEQTAIVEYLNGQTAKIDAAIAATRREIELLQEYRTRLIADVVTGKVDVREVATQLPDEPAEEAAELMEADEITEGEAENDAAT